A single genomic interval of Eptesicus fuscus isolate TK198812 chromosome 10, DD_ASM_mEF_20220401, whole genome shotgun sequence harbors:
- the LOC129150572 gene encoding amine sulfotransferase-like produces the protein MDNKDTYLLNFKGYNFESPLVDADFLENLDDFEIRDDDVFIITYPKSGTIWTQQILSLIYFEGHRNRTEDLATLDRVPFLEYNIRKTDFLKRPSPRLFCSHLPYYLVPKGLKRKKAKIVYVYRNPKDVMTSYFHFSNVLVTLEAGNNMEHFMKRFLDGNVVGSRWFDHIRGWYEHRHDFSILFMMYEEMKKDLRSSVLKISRFLEKELSEEDVEAIVKQSTFQNMKSDPKANYEEILKHEIGKRTDDGRFLRKGTVGDWKHHFTVEQNERFDKIFQRNMKDLPLKFIWDLNEE, from the exons ATGGACAACAAAGACACATATTTGCTGAACTTTAAAGGCTATAATTTTGAATCTCCTTTAGTTGATGCTGACTTTCTAGAAAATCTAGATGATTTTGAAATTAGAGATGATGATGTCTTCATAATTACATATCCAAAATCTG gtaCCATCTGGACTCAGCAGATATTAAGCTTGATTTATTTTGAGGGACATCGTAATAGAACTGAAGACTTGGCAACGCTTGATAGAGTCCCCTTCTTGGAATACAATATACGCAAAACAGACTTTCTCAAAAGACCATCTCCTCGCCTCTTCTGTTCCCACCTCCCGTATTATTTGGTACCAAAAGGTCTCAAGCGCAAAAAAGCTAAA ATTGTTTACGTCTACAGAAACCCCAAGGATGTTATGACTTCatactttcatttttcaaatgtgcTGGTCACACTTGAAGCTGGGAATAATATGGAACATTTCATGAAAAGGTTTCTAGATGGAAATG TGGTAGGAAGCCGTTGGTTTGATCACATCAGAGGCTGGTATGAGCACCGACATGACTTCAGTATTCTGTTTATGATGtatgaggaaatgaaaaag GATCTCAGAAGTTCTGTGCTTAAAATCAGCCGTTTTCTTGAGAAAGAACTGAGTGAAGAGGATGTGGAAGCTATTGTGAAACAGTCTACATTTCAGAACATGAAGTCTGATCCAAAAGCAAATTATGAAGAGATTCTAAAacatgaaattgggaaaagaacAGATGACGGACGTTTTCTGCGCAAAG GTACCGTTGGAGACTGGAAACATCACTTCACAGTGGAGCAAAATGAAAGATTTGACAAAATATTCCAAAGGAACATGAAAGATTTGCCTTTGAAGTTCATCTGGGATTTAAATGAGGAGTAA